The segment TAAGGGAAATTTATATATCTATGAAGGTAATTATGAAGTGTTTTTAGAAAAAAAGGCAGAGCGTGAAGAACTGGAAGAGCGTAACAAACAGAAGCATCAAAACACATTAAAACGTGAAATTGCCTGGTTAAAACGCGGCGTAAAAGCTAGAGGGACAAAACAAAAGGCGAGAGTTGACCGTGTTTCTGAAATGAAGAAGACTACCTTTGATACAAAAAAGCAGGATGTAGATTTTCAGGTAGGGTCCACCCGTTTAGGAAAACAAGTCATTGAATTAGAGGATATTGAAAAAGCCTATGACAGTAAGAAGCTATTGAGGGATTTCAGTCATCTAGTTGTACCGCATGATCGTATCGGAATTGTTGGGCCAAATGGTTCCGGGAAAACGACGTTGCTTAATATAATGGCGGAGCGGATAAGGCCTGATCTAGGTGAAGTCAACATAGGGGAAACCGTTAAAATCGGCTATTATACACAAGGTGAGGAAGAACTCGACGGTAACATGCGGGTGATTGATTATATTAAAGAGGTTGCTGAAGTCGTTCATACAAAAGATCAGTCAGTGATTACGGCGGAGCAGATGCTGGAGCGATTTTTATTTTCTAGACCGGAGCAGTGGACCTATATTCGCAGGCTTTCCGGCGGGGAAAAACGGCGCTTGTATTTGCTTAAAGTGCTAATGACGGAACCGAATGTACTATTTTTGGATGAACCAACAAATGATCTGGATACTACTACATTAAGTGTACTGGAAGATTATTTGGATCAATTCCCTGGCGTGGTGATTACGGTGTCCCATGATCGTTACTTCTTGGATCGGGTTGTGGATCAGTTGCTCGTGTTTACAGGTGGTGGGGAAGTAAAACGCTTTTTTGGAAACTATAGTGCGTATTTAGAGGAAGTCCATGAGGTTTCAGAGAAGCAAGCGAAACCTGATAAAGTAGAGCAGCGGCCAAAAAAACAGAAGAAAAAGCTCTCGTACCATGAGCAAAAAGAATGGAACCAAATTGAGGATCAGATCATGGAGTTGGAAGAAAGAGTAGAAGAATTACAGCAAGAGATTATAGATGCAGGCAGTAATTCGGAAAAAGTTCAGGAGTTATTTGCCGAGCAGGAGAAGACAGAAGCGGAACTTGAGGCTAAGATGGAGCGTTGGGAAGAACTTTCACTGATGGTGGAGGAGTTGGAAAACAAATAATATACTACCTGAATAAGATTGGTGTTATAGATACAAGCTATAGTATAGCATCTTATTTAGGTGGTCTAACCAATGAGTGAAGCCCAAATGTATCAACGAATTTATGAATTGAGGGAACAACTTAGTGATGCTTATTCTAATTACTGGAACCTCTATTCGGATATGAGCACATGGTTTTTTTGGTTTAACCTGGCAAGTGTTGTGATACCATTTATTATCCTCTACTTCGCAATCGACAGAGAAAGGTTATTCGAAATTTCCTTTTATGGTTACACGGTACATGTGCTGTGGTCAAATGTGGATAATTTTTTAACCGCACAAAATTATCTCAGCCATCCCCACACCCTGACCGGGTTCATTCCTGCTGGGGTCACGGTAACGGCCGTTGTACTTCCAGTAACTTTCATGCTGCTGTATCAATATTGTACCAATAAGGGTAAAAATTTTTACCTTTATGCTATTGTCGCTTCCTTCATTTTTGGATGTGGGTTTGGTGGAATTTCAATGATCGTGGACTTACTGCGAATGCATAATGGCATGAATCTATTTTATTTATTCCTTATTGACATAGTAGTTGCGTTCCTCGCTCTGTGGATGACAAGGCTTTTCTTTAAAATAAAGAAGACGAAAAGAAAAATATAATCTTTTGTGAAAATCTTTATTTCATTTTTCTTCCATATCGAGTAAACTAAGGGTAGAAAATGAAAAGATGAGGGATTAATTCATGCAACATATATATAGCGATATTATCCAATTTCGAGGAAGTCACTATGATTTTGGCTATATGCAGGGGGAATTATTAAAGGGTTCTATTACAATTACAAATCGTAGGAAGCAATGGCAAATCAGAAAGCAGCGTTTTTCCATTAGTGAGAATGAAGTAAAACGAGCGATTTTACCGTTTGCTCCGGGGATTTGGGATGAGCTTATCGGCCTTCAGGATGGCCTGCAAATGCCGATGGAAGAGGTTTTAAAAGAATTTGGTGGATATCGGCTTGACTATGTTAAGAGTGGATGTTCTATTTTCACAGACTCTAATTATATGATTCGAAATTATGATTTTCATCCAAGAACATATGAGGGACGTTATACGATTTTTCAACCGAAGGATCAGGGCTATGCTGTTATCGGTCCATCCCAGCGGATTACAGGGCGGATGGACGGGATGAATGAGAAAGGGCTCGCGATGGGCTATAATTTTATCCACCGGAGGAAACCTGGTGAGGGGTTTATCTGTAACATGATTGGGCGAATGATCCTGGAAAACTGCGCTAATGTTTTTGAGGCAATTTCGCTCCTGAAGGAAATACCGCATCGCCACTCATTCAGTTATGTCGTATTAGATGAAAACGAGGAAACATATGTCATTGAAGCGACACCAAGAGGAGTGGAAGTTCGTCAGTCAAATGTCTGTACCAATCACTTCGAAGTATTAAAAGAAGAAAATCGTCATCATTTAGATGATTCATATAAACGAGTAGAAGCTATCAGGCAGCAGCAAAGCAAGGCTACGGACGAATACCAAGCATTTCGGATGATGAATGATACAGATAGAGGTATTTTTTCCGATAAATATAAGAACTGGGCAGGAACTATTCATACATCTGCTTATTTTCCGAAGCAACGGAAAGCATGGTTTGCTTTAGGTGGTGACCGTAAGCCGGTTATTTTTGATTTTGACAGGTGGCTTCGTGGGGAGCGAATTACAACAACGCGCATCTTAGGTGAGGTTGATACTGATCTGGCATTCGGACACATGGATGAAGTTGTACGATAGGCTTTCGGATAAATTGAACTGATTTCTGATTATTTTAAGGTTTAAAACGTATACTAGTAAGGGAAACTATCTATATGCAGAACTTCATTTTCAGCAGTAATAAAAGTATATCCATATTTCTTACTGCATATTGCAACTAAGGCTGTCACCGAAAGGCTTGGTGGCAACCAAGTTTTCTAATAAATGCAGTTATAAAATTACAAGGTTATATAGGAGGTAATTTAATGAAACTTTATCAGGTAAGAAAAGGGCAATTTGTGTTTTATAATAATGAATTGCACAAAGTGTATTCTGTAAAACCCGTGTTTAGAAAATCGATTCATCTATATCGATTGAAGGATATGCAGCAATTTTTGACAAGAGCTGCTGACATTGAATTGTATAGACCTCAGCATAATGACACATTTATCTTTTATGGAAAGCGGTATACAATTAATAAAGATTTGAGGCCAGAGCCAGGTGATTATATTCTAATCATAAAACCAACGCCGGATTTTCTGGATCATTACTCCCTTAATGAGATTGAGAAAGTAGAGAGTATTGAAGATGGAAATGTAGTCACAACAAAAGATAATGGTGTAAAACATAGTGAATATGTTGTTATGGTTCCTGGAAAGTCAGATGCCAGCCAGGAAATTGCCTATCGTGATAAAAACCTGGTGCCGGAAGCACAGCAAATTGAAGATGAGTCCATTACTTATTTATCAGAGAAAGATAATACATTAAAACCGGTAGTAGGCGATATCTATATTGATGTCAGAAATGATACAAAAGCAATGATTGTTGCAATGACAGAGGATGAAGTTGTATTTGGACATGGAGTCCGTGTCCATGTTGCAGAGCTACTGGATGAAAATAATTTTACACTTGTGTACCGTTTTGAAGAAGATTTATAAGCAATGAAATCCCAGCTGAAATTTACGGCTGGGATTTTTGATTTAGGCTCTTTTCGTAAGTATGGTTGGTATTTAAAATCTTCGTAGTTGATGTAGAAGACGAAGCAGTTACTGTTTGCTATAATCACCGTTCGGGTCAGCGAAGGGCGGATGCTTTCCGCGGGCACGGCCTCAGCCCCTCGAGAAAACCACTCTCAGGTCTTCGGACACGTGCTATTCCCGCAGGAGTCACCGCCCTTCGCTGACCCGAACTGGTGAGATGGTTTGAATACTGATTACTAATGCAATTTAGCGGCAAAAACCGGAACACTCAGCGGAGGAAACACATGTAGACTCCTGCGGGAGGAAAGGCCTAGGCGAGACCCGGAGTGCGTAGCACGAGGGGGCTCACCAGCCGCCCTAAGGTGCGCGAAATGTGTTTCCGGAGCGAAGTCTAAGCACCCAACTATCATTAGAATTTTCATTATGTCGTCTTTTATATCTTTTGTGTCAAAAGCCACAATTTAGAAAACAGTCTTGATTGATTAAACCAACTTTTTAACGATTTTGTTCAATCAATCATCGCTGATGCTTTATAACCAAGAACATTAACAGGATCCTTTGGACTAGAATAAGGAGGTGCGTAGGCAAGTTCCAATTCAGGCAGATCCCTTGCAGTTAGTTTGGCTGTGATGGCTGTTGTCAGCACTGCAAGCCGTTTATCGACCCCGTCAAATCCGACGACATGCGCTCCATATAGACTTCCTGTTTTATCATTAAATAAAATTTTCAACCAGAGCTTATCAGATCCGGGATAGTATCCGGCATGAGAATAAGATTGTAATGTAGCTTCTTTAAATGTATACCCTAAATTTTTCAAAGTGGCACTGTTATGTCCTGTTGCTCCAACGGTTAGGTCAAACACCTTTAAAATAGACGATCCGAGCGTCCCTTTATATGGAATGTTTTCACCACTGAGATGACTGGCGATAATAAAAGCTTGTCTGTGTGCCGGCCATGCAAGAGCTGTATGTCTTGGTGTTTGTGCAATTAAATCCTTTGTTTCAACAGCATCACCTAACGCATAAATATCCGGATCAGTCGTCTGCATGTATTCACTTACAGAGATGGCGCCTGTATTTCCGAGTTTTAAGGATGCATCAATAGCAAGACGCGTATTTGGTTTAACTCCTGTTGCCATGATTGTCATATCTGCATGTAAGGAATTTCCGCTGTTAAGCTGGATCGTTTTCCCTTCATTAGAATAGCCGGCCAGCCCATCGTCTAAAATTAGCTTAACACCTTTTTCGTTTAGGTGGTCTTCAATGATAGCAGCCATATTTTTATCGACTGATTTCATTACCTGGTCAGATCTATCAATGATCGTACAATCCAATCCTAAGGCATGCAGATTTTCGACCATTTCCAAACCAATAAAACCAGCTCCGATGATTGCTGCGGTCTTTGGCTGATTAGTTTTGATATAATTGTGTATTTCATCCATGTCTGGAACCGTATGCAAGGAAAATATACAAGCTTCATTTCTTCCTGTCACGTTTGGAACGACGGCTGATGCGCCTGGTGCTAGGATTAGTTTGTCATAAGTTTCTTTGTATATATCTGATTCATTTCTTACCTGAATTTGTTTGTTTTGGCGGTCAATACTTGTAACTTCAGATCCTGTTCTTATTGTGACATCATATTTTTCACTAAATGTAGATGCAGGTATTAATAAATCATCTCTACTTTCGACGACTTTTCCAATATAATAGGGCATCCCGCAATTAGAGAAAGAGATATGATCACCTTTATCAAACATAATAATTTCAGATTCCTTATCATTCCTGCGAATTTGAGCCGCAACAGTTGCTCCACCGCCAACTCCACCGACAATTAAAATTTTTTGTGCCATCTAATTCGCTCCTTATTCTAACGTAGTATTTATACCAAATAAAGGAAATCGACTCTACCGCCAATTTCCACCAATCCGACATCTTTTCTATAGGCTGTTTTCTAAAAAATTGTTGCTTTTGATAAGAATGCGACGTAGTATACCGCTACGGAAATACACTACGCGCACCTTAGGGCGGCTGGTGAGCCTCCTTGTGTTGGCGCACTACGGAGTCTCACCTAGGCCTTTAGCTCCCGCAGGTAGATTTAAAGCAACAATACTTACGAAAATATCCTTCCTACATTGATCCCAAGAAAACGATTATAATCGTAGCAGGAACGACCCATCGCATAATCTGAAACCATACTTGATAAAGTCCGGGAGATAATTTATTACTATAGGAAAACTCCTCTTTTATAAGTGTTTTATCCATTCTAAAGCCAATGAATAAAGCAATTAGTAAACAGCCACCAGGAAGCAGGATGTTACTTACGAGATAGTCAGTTGCGTCAAATACGGTTAAACCGAAAATGGTAAAATCCGCTAAGACATTTGATGACAATGCTGCTGGGATTCCTGCAATAAAAACAATCATACCAGCTACGGCAGCGACTTTTCTTCGAGATCGTTGTTTTTTTTCTGTGAAAGCAGAAGTGATAATTTCCAGCATGCTGAATGACGATGTCAGTATCGCAAATAAGAATAACAAAAGAAACAGACTTAGGAAGACCTCACCAAATGGCATCTGTGCAAAAGCCTCCGGTAAAACCATGAACAGTAATCCAGGTCCTTCCGTTGGTTCAAGCCCAAACGCGAATACAACAGGGAATATAGCTAAACCGGCTAGCAGTGAAACGAATATGTTCATAATCGACACAGACCCTGCGGACATTGGAAGACTGATATCTTTATTTAAATAAGAGCTGTAGGTGACCATCACCGAGAATCCGACAGCTAAGGAAAAAAAGGATTGCCCAAGTGCATACAGAACACCTTCACCAGTAATTTGTGAAAAGTCCGGCTGCAGGAAAAATGATAATCCTCCCATAGCACCTTCAAAGGTTAACGCACGAATGACGAGAATAATGAAAAAGACAAATAATAAGGGCATTAATACTTTACTTGCCTTCTCAATCCCATTTTTGATCCCAAATGAAACAACGATTATGTTAATGATTATAAATAACGCGAGACCGAAAATCACGATCAACGGATTTCCAGTAATCGTCGCAAATAATGCTTCATAATCGGTGTTGTCCTGAATGACCATCCCAGGAATGGACATAGCGCTGTAAATTAACACCCAGCCGCCTACCACACTATAGAAGGACATAAGGAGGAATGCACCGACAACACCCCAGCGTCCGATAATGGATGACCAGCCACTTTTAGGTGCAAGCGTTTTATAGGCACTGACCGCTTCCTTTTGTGATCCTCTGCCGATAATGAATTCGGCAAGTAAAATAGGCAGTCCAATAATAACCGTAAATAAAATAAATAGCAGGAAAAAAGCACCGCCACCGTTCATTCCCGTCATATAAGGGAACTTCCATATAGCACCAAGGCCGATTGCAGCCCCTGCGGATGATAAAATAAAGCCAAGCTTTGTGGCCCATTGATCGTTTTTAGCTGGCATTGTACGACTTCCTTTCTGATATACCTTTTTTGATTTGTTGGACAAATTTTATTGACCTTTCGACTAGAAGTCAAGTCTTACTTCTACATTTCTGTTCGAATATCCCATAATTCCGGGAAAAAATAATGGTCCAGTACGTTCTTTAAATAGCCAACGCCAGAAGACCCGCCAGTTCCCGTTTTATGGCCGATAATTCGTTCTACGGTTTTCATATGTTTAAAGCGCCATTGCTGAAATGAATCTTCAATATCCACCAGTTTTTCTGCCAACTGGTATAGTTCCCAGTATTGATCGACGTTTTTATAAACAGTAAGCCAGGCCTGTTCAACAGATGCATCCTTCTCATATGTTTTTGAAAAATCACGCTTTAAAATGGCTTCATTAATCGGAAAGCCAACTCCAGCCAGTGTTTCAATTGCAACATCATAAAGCCCTGGGGATTGGTATGCCTTTTCTAACATGGCATAAATCTCTGGATCCTTTTCATAGATCTTCAGGATAAAAGATGTTTTATAGCCAAGTACAAATTCTACAAGTCTGTATTGATAGGACTGAAAGCCAGATGCATTGCCTAATTTCCCACGGAATTCCATGTATTCTGCTGGAGTCAACGTTGATAAAACGTCCCATGCTTGAATCATCTGTCGTTGGATATTAGAAACACGTGCCAGCATTTTAAAGGAAGCTTGCAGATCACCTTGTTGAATAGCAGTGATGGCACCCTGTATTTCATGAATGGTTAGTTTGAGCCAAAGCTCGCTGACATGATGAATGATAATGAATAACATTTCATCATGATGGCCGGATAACCTTTTTTGACTCGATAATAAAGTATCAAGCTGCAGATAGTCGCCATAGGTCATTTTTTCAATGAAGTCAGTATGGATGCCTTCTTCTGATTTAAATGTATCACTAGTATACTTATCTGTCATGATTCATTCTCCTCATTGATGGGACGTAAAACTGCACGAACCGGGCTGCCGTCAGCACCGTGAATGGCCAGTGGCAGTGCGACTAATTCATAAAGACCTTCCTCTACACGATCGAGCATAATATTTTCTAAAATATTAATACCATTTCTGTAAAGTGCATGATGTGTCTCTAGCTCTTTACTGTCGGGGGCGTCGACCGATGGTATATCAACACCTAATAATGCTACGCCTTTTTCCTGTAAAAAGGCTGCGATATCAGGATCGAGATTTGGTATTTGATCCGGAAAATGTTTCGGGTTATTCGGTAGGGAGGTGCGTAATAAAACTCGGGGTACATTCTCCCATTCAAATTCCTGTAAGACTGCTGCAGTTATTTTATCTGTATGACTTACATCGATGACAATTGCCTTTCCGATATACAAGTCCAGATCCAGCTGTTCTACTGTCTTTCCTGCTGAGTCATAATGAAATGGTGCATCGATATGTGTGCCAATATGTAAGCTTGTTGTCATTTGCCCGATATTAGCAGGGCCAGTTTCTTCTTTTGTGAACGTAGGTGAATAGGAGAAGGGAGTATCTCCTGGAAATTGTGCGATTTCATTTGTTAGCGACTGAGAAATATCTATCCAATTTGACATTATGCGATTACACCTCGTTTATTTTCATATTTTTTATAGCGTTCTTCATCCATGATGGTTTTTAAAATTTGTACCATTTGCCAGACCTCTTCAAATGTATTGTATAAGGCGACAGGTGCTAGACGTATGCCATTCGGATTACGAAAATCCGGGATGACTTTATCTGCTTTTAATGCCCTGCAAATACGAGCAGCTTCCGGATGTTTCAAATAAACATGGCCCGCGCGCATGCTCTCATCTTTTGGGTTCGCAATTGTAAAATTGTAATCGGTTAGTTTGGTTTCAATCAATTCCATTAAATAATTCGTCAATTGGAGCGATTTTTGGCGGATGTGATTTATCCCTGCTTCCTGGAACATTTCCAGAGATCCGAGTAACGGCGCGGCACTTAATACATGCGGTGTGCCAATTTGGTATGCTCCCACGTCGCCAGCTGGTGTAAGGGTGTGCTCCATATCGAATTGCTTTTCTTTGGATGAGCTAAACCAACCAGCAAGTCCCGGTTCGTTGCCAAAGTGTTTCTCATTCATATACAATCCCCCAACACTGCCGGGACCTCCGTTCAAATGCTTATACGTACACCAGAAAGCAAAGTCGACGTCCCAATCGGATAATTGATGAGGAATAGATCCAATCGAATGGCATAAATCAAAGCCAATTAGGATGCCGCGTTTATGCGCTTCCCTTGTTAGTTTTTCCATATCTAAAATTTGACCACTTCGATAGAGTACGCCTGGCAGAATAATGAGCGCAATGTCATTCGTCATCGCATCAATAATGTCTTGCGTTTTGAGCGTGTTTTCATCATTGCTTTTCACCTGAATTAAATGGTCTACCGGATTGAGATTATGTAGTCTCAATTGGCTTTTTAATGCATAGATATCTGAAGGGAAGTTCAATTCATCTGCAAGGATTTTTGTTTTATTTCCTTCAGGTTGGAAAAAGCTTGCAACAAGCTGATGCAGATTAGTTGTTGTCGACCCTGTTACGATAACCTCTTCTGGTTTAGCTCCAACTAAAGGTGCGGACATTTTTCCAAGCTTTTGGGATAAGTAAAACCAGGGATGCTTTCCCTCTGTCCATCCATCGATTGCATAGGTCTTCCAGGCATTCATCAGTGTATTTACAGTCGTTTCAGCCCGTTTAGACATAAGTCCTAATGAATTACCGTCAAAATAAATCGTGTCGTTCGGAATATAAAATTCGTTTCGAAAGTTTTTTAGATTGTCTTGCTGATCTAAATGTTGTGCATAGCTTTTATCGGTCTTCATTGCAGTACACCTCTTTTTGTATAGGTAGTTTCATTTTAACAAACGAAGTTAATTTTGTATGTGAAAGTCTAAAAGTTATTGTTTTTGACACAAAAGATAGAGAATACGACGTAGTGACAATTCTTATTGCACATTACGTCGTCTTTTATATCAACAGCGAAGATTTAAAAGCAAAAATACTTATGAGAAATAATACAGTTATCACTTTAATAATATTGCAAATTATAAAATATGGGTATATACTATTGTTAGATATATAAAATGACGTTTCAATTATTGAAATAGGGGGATGGGAATGTCTTTTGTTTCGGACAAAGTGAGAAACTTACCACCGTATTTATTTTCCGAACTTCAACGCAAGAAAAAACATTTGGAGGCGAATGGGGTAGACGTTATTGATCTAGGTATCGGAGCTCCGGATTTACCTGCGCCCAATTTTGTATATGATAAGCTGGTGGAGGAAGCTAAAAAGCCAGTTAACCACAGGTACTCTACCTATAGCGGCAGTTCTGAATTTAAAGAGGCTGTTGCGGATTTTTATAAAAGACATTATGCAGTTGACTTGGATCCGGATACAGAGGTATTGACATTAATTGGGTCAAAAGAAGGTATCGCACATCTATTTCAAGCAGTAATTAATCCAGGTGATGCGGTAATTTTGCCAAACCCCGGATATCCTGTTTATCAAACGAGCGTACATTTAGCAGACGGGGAAAATATTCCTTTGCCACTGGATGCAGAAAACGGATATGTTCCACAATTTAATGAACTGGAAAAAAAGGATGTCGATCGCTCGAAGCTTCTGTTTTTAAATTACCCAAGCAATCCAACAGCGGCTACTATTGATTCAAACACTTTTGTGAAAGCGATGTCATTTGCTGTCGAAAACAATCTTTTGCTTGTGAATGATGCGGCGTATGATTTGGTGACATTTGATGGCTACAGGGCACCAAGCATCATGCAAGTCCCTGGCGCCAAGACCTGTGCAGTAGAATTCGGATCACTATCGAAAAGTTTCAATATGACCGGTTGGCGAATTGGCTATGTTGTTGGCAATAGAGATGTTATTCAAGCATTAGCAACATTAAAAAGCAATATGGATACAAGTCAATTTCTTCCTATCCAAAAAGCTGCCGCTGCCGCGCTCGGAAGCGACTTTTCCACCGTAAAAGCAATGAACAGTATATATAAAGAACGCATGGAAAAAATGTATGCTGCTCTAAAAGAGATGGGGATTTATGCGGAAAAACCAAGAGGGACGATTTTCCTTTGGGCAAAAGTTCCGGACGGGTTTTATTCCATTGATTTTGCAAATAAACTATTGGAAGAGGCAGGTGTTATTGTGACACCTGGAGTTGCTTTTGGTTCGTTGGGTGAAGGCTATTTTCGTATCGCATTAACGGTAACTGTAGAACGTCTTGATGAAGTTATAAATCGATTGAAACAGCTTGATTTAGGGGGTGAAGCCTAAGTGAAAATGACCGCAGCTCAAGCTATTGTAGCATGTATGAAAAAGGAAGGTGCTGATAAGACGTTCTGTGTGCCCGGTGAGAGCTATTTGCCTGTGTTGGATGCGCTGCATGATGAGCCTTCGATTGATGTTATTTCTACCAGACATGAGGGCGGGGCTGCATTTATGGCAGAAGGGTATGCGAAAGCTGCTTTAAAGCCAGGTATCGTGCTTGCCACAAGGGCGGTAGGAGCAGCAAATCTATCCATCGGTGTACATACAGCCTATCAGGATTCTACACCAATGGTTGTTTTCTTAGGTCAGGTTCATCGGAAATTCAGGGGAAGAGAAGGATTTCAGGAAGTAGATTTAGACAGGTATTTCGGGCATATTGCAAAATGGGCTGTAGAGGTGACTGATGCTGAGCGCATGCCGGAAATAGTACAACGCGCATTTCGAATTGCAAAATCAGGAAGACCAGGCCCTGTTGTCATCGCATTGCCGGAAGATGTTTTGCCTGAAGAAGCAGAAATGCACTTTGGACCTGTGACGTCTATACCGAAGCCTGCGCCATCACAGCAGGAAGTTACGCTTGTTGAGAGACTCCTTACAACAGCCAAAAAACCGGTGATTATAGCTGGAGGCGGGGTGAAAAATGCACAAGCAGAAGATGATTTAGTAGCTTTTGCAGAAAAATACAAGATTCCGGTACTCGCAGCTTTTCGTCGTCAGGACGCTTTTCCAAATGATCATCCCTTATACGCAGGGCATCTCGGTCTTGGTACGAATAGGGAGATTCTTCAAACCGTCAATCAAGCGGATGTGATTATCGCGCTTGGTACGAGGCTTTCTGAAGTAACGACACAGGATTATTCGATTATTAGACCGGATAAAAAATTGATTCACGTAGCGATTGATCATGACACGATTGGGAAGGTCTACGGGCCAGATATTGGAATCGTGGCAGATTTGAAAGAGGCATTACAAGTATTGATGTACATGGAGATAGATGGTGCCTGGGGGAGTTGGGCTAACGCACGACGACAAGCATATGAGAAGGTGAGTCGA is part of the Virgibacillus sp. NKC19-16 genome and harbors:
- a CDS encoding ABC-F family ATP-binding cassette domain-containing protein → MLNIENLYKSYGEKILFNDISCTITEQERIGLIGVNGTGKSSFLKAIAGVDAPEKGTIKHPKDYHIEYLPQDPELDGSLTVIEQIYYGDSAIMQVMRGYERALQRLQNNPGSDDVQSQLLKMQQKMDEHEAWEANTTAKTVLTKLGITDFDKNVTELSGGQKKRVAIAKALIQPANLLILDEPTNHLDNETVEWLEKFLQGYKGSLLLVTHDRYFLNRVTNRIFELDKGNLYIYEGNYEVFLEKKAEREELEERNKQKHQNTLKREIAWLKRGVKARGTKQKARVDRVSEMKKTTFDTKKQDVDFQVGSTRLGKQVIELEDIEKAYDSKKLLRDFSHLVVPHDRIGIVGPNGSGKTTLLNIMAERIRPDLGEVNIGETVKIGYYTQGEEELDGNMRVIDYIKEVAEVVHTKDQSVITAEQMLERFLFSRPEQWTYIRRLSGGEKRRLYLLKVLMTEPNVLFLDEPTNDLDTTTLSVLEDYLDQFPGVVITVSHDRYFLDRVVDQLLVFTGGGEVKRFFGNYSAYLEEVHEVSEKQAKPDKVEQRPKKQKKKLSYHEQKEWNQIEDQIMELEERVEELQQEIIDAGSNSEKVQELFAEQEKTEAELEAKMERWEELSLMVEELENK
- a CDS encoding CoA-disulfide reductase — encoded protein: MAQKILIVGGVGGGATVAAQIRRNDKESEIIMFDKGDHISFSNCGMPYYIGKVVESRDDLLIPASTFSEKYDVTIRTGSEVTSIDRQNKQIQVRNESDIYKETYDKLILAPGASAVVPNVTGRNEACIFSLHTVPDMDEIHNYIKTNQPKTAAIIGAGFIGLEMVENLHALGLDCTIIDRSDQVMKSVDKNMAAIIEDHLNEKGVKLILDDGLAGYSNEGKTIQLNSGNSLHADMTIMATGVKPNTRLAIDASLKLGNTGAISVSEYMQTTDPDIYALGDAVETKDLIAQTPRHTALAWPAHRQAFIIASHLSGENIPYKGTLGSSILKVFDLTVGATGHNSATLKNLGYTFKEATLQSYSHAGYYPGSDKLWLKILFNDKTGSLYGAHVVGFDGVDKRLAVLTTAITAKLTARDLPELELAYAPPYSSPKDPVNVLGYKASAMID
- the kynB gene encoding arylformamidase codes for the protein MSNWIDISQSLTNEIAQFPGDTPFSYSPTFTKEETGPANIGQMTTSLHIGTHIDAPFHYDSAGKTVEQLDLDLYIGKAIVIDVSHTDKITAAVLQEFEWENVPRVLLRTSLPNNPKHFPDQIPNLDPDIAAFLQEKGVALLGVDIPSVDAPDSKELETHHALYRNGINILENIMLDRVEEGLYELVALPLAIHGADGSPVRAVLRPINEENES
- a CDS encoding sodium-dependent transporter, with the protein product MPAKNDQWATKLGFILSSAGAAIGLGAIWKFPYMTGMNGGGAFFLLFILFTVIIGLPILLAEFIIGRGSQKEAVSAYKTLAPKSGWSSIIGRWGVVGAFLLMSFYSVVGGWVLIYSAMSIPGMVIQDNTDYEALFATITGNPLIVIFGLALFIIINIIVVSFGIKNGIEKASKVLMPLLFVFFIILVIRALTFEGAMGGLSFFLQPDFSQITGEGVLYALGQSFFSLAVGFSVMVTYSSYLNKDISLPMSAGSVSIMNIFVSLLAGLAIFPVVFAFGLEPTEGPGLLFMVLPEAFAQMPFGEVFLSLFLLLFLFAILTSSFSMLEIITSAFTEKKQRSRRKVAAVAGMIVFIAGIPAALSSNVLADFTIFGLTVFDATDYLVSNILLPGGCLLIALFIGFRMDKTLIKEEFSYSNKLSPGLYQVWFQIMRWVVPATIIIVFLGSM
- the kynA gene encoding tryptophan 2,3-dioxygenase — encoded protein: MTDKYTSDTFKSEEGIHTDFIEKMTYGDYLQLDTLLSSQKRLSGHHDEMLFIIIHHVSELWLKLTIHEIQGAITAIQQGDLQASFKMLARVSNIQRQMIQAWDVLSTLTPAEYMEFRGKLGNASGFQSYQYRLVEFVLGYKTSFILKIYEKDPEIYAMLEKAYQSPGLYDVAIETLAGVGFPINEAILKRDFSKTYEKDASVEQAWLTVYKNVDQYWELYQLAEKLVDIEDSFQQWRFKHMKTVERIIGHKTGTGGSSGVGYLKNVLDHYFFPELWDIRTEM
- a CDS encoding C45 family autoproteolytic acyltransferase/hydolase; translated protein: MQHIYSDIIQFRGSHYDFGYMQGELLKGSITITNRRKQWQIRKQRFSISENEVKRAILPFAPGIWDELIGLQDGLQMPMEEVLKEFGGYRLDYVKSGCSIFTDSNYMIRNYDFHPRTYEGRYTIFQPKDQGYAVIGPSQRITGRMDGMNEKGLAMGYNFIHRRKPGEGFICNMIGRMILENCANVFEAISLLKEIPHRHSFSYVVLDENEETYVIEATPRGVEVRQSNVCTNHFEVLKEENRHHLDDSYKRVEAIRQQQSKATDEYQAFRMMNDTDRGIFSDKYKNWAGTIHTSAYFPKQRKAWFALGGDRKPVIFDFDRWLRGERITTTRILGEVDTDLAFGHMDEVVR
- the kynU gene encoding kynureninase, which produces MKTDKSYAQHLDQQDNLKNFRNEFYIPNDTIYFDGNSLGLMSKRAETTVNTLMNAWKTYAIDGWTEGKHPWFYLSQKLGKMSAPLVGAKPEEVIVTGSTTTNLHQLVASFFQPEGNKTKILADELNFPSDIYALKSQLRLHNLNPVDHLIQVKSNDENTLKTQDIIDAMTNDIALIILPGVLYRSGQILDMEKLTREAHKRGILIGFDLCHSIGSIPHQLSDWDVDFAFWCTYKHLNGGPGSVGGLYMNEKHFGNEPGLAGWFSSSKEKQFDMEHTLTPAGDVGAYQIGTPHVLSAAPLLGSLEMFQEAGINHIRQKSLQLTNYLMELIETKLTDYNFTIANPKDESMRAGHVYLKHPEAARICRALKADKVIPDFRNPNGIRLAPVALYNTFEEVWQMVQILKTIMDEERYKKYENKRGVIA